The Actinomycetes bacterium genome includes a region encoding these proteins:
- the cimA gene encoding citramalate synthase has translation MTSDSFHVYDTTLRDGAQQEGLAFSVADKLAVAAHLDELGVGFVEGGWPGANPKDTEFFRRARTELDLRHAQLAAFGATRRPGAKAADDPLVAALRDSGAPVVTVVAKSHDRHVELALRTTLEENLAMVRDTVAHLRAEGRRVFLDAEHFFDGYLSNSGYALEVLRTAAEAGADVLVLCDTNGGRLPDEVADVVHTVREATAARLGIHCHNDAGCAVANSLAAVDAGASHVQGTLNGYGERTGNADIMTVVANLELKKDRRVLPEGTLREATRIAHAVSELANVPPYSRQPYVGASAFAHKAGLHASAVRVDPMLYQHEQPGSVGNDMRMLVSDMAGRASIELKGRELGYDLAGNTELLTRITDRVKDLESRGYTFEAADASFELLLREEVEGGPPDFFEVESWRVIVDARGDGSAAAEATVKVRAGGERIVAVGEGNGPVNALDQALRTALGKAYPELTKLELIDYRVRIVDAAHGTDAVTRVLVETSDGETSWETVGVHANIIEASWEAIVEAVTFGLLRHRR, from the coding sequence ATGACCAGCGACAGCTTCCACGTCTACGACACGACGTTGCGCGACGGCGCGCAGCAGGAGGGCCTGGCCTTCTCGGTCGCCGACAAGCTGGCCGTGGCCGCGCACCTCGACGAGCTCGGCGTGGGGTTCGTCGAGGGCGGCTGGCCGGGCGCCAACCCCAAGGACACGGAGTTCTTCCGGCGGGCTCGCACCGAGCTCGACCTGAGGCATGCGCAGCTCGCCGCGTTCGGCGCGACCCGCCGACCCGGTGCGAAGGCCGCCGACGACCCCCTGGTGGCCGCCCTGCGCGACTCCGGAGCCCCCGTGGTGACGGTGGTGGCCAAGAGCCACGACCGTCATGTCGAGCTCGCGCTCCGTACGACCCTCGAGGAGAACCTCGCGATGGTGCGCGACACCGTCGCGCACCTGCGGGCGGAGGGCCGGCGGGTGTTCCTCGACGCCGAGCACTTCTTCGACGGCTACCTCAGCAACAGCGGGTACGCCCTCGAGGTGCTCCGGACGGCGGCCGAGGCCGGGGCGGACGTCCTGGTGCTGTGCGACACCAACGGCGGCCGGCTGCCCGACGAGGTCGCCGACGTCGTGCACACCGTGCGTGAGGCGACCGCGGCCCGGCTCGGCATCCACTGCCACAACGACGCCGGCTGTGCGGTGGCCAACTCACTCGCGGCGGTCGACGCGGGCGCCAGCCACGTGCAGGGCACCCTCAACGGCTATGGCGAGCGCACCGGCAACGCCGACATCATGACCGTCGTCGCGAACCTCGAGCTCAAGAAGGACCGCCGGGTCCTGCCCGAGGGGACGCTGCGGGAGGCGACCCGCATCGCGCACGCGGTGTCCGAGCTGGCCAACGTCCCGCCCTACTCGCGGCAGCCCTACGTCGGGGCCTCAGCCTTCGCGCACAAGGCCGGCCTGCACGCCAGCGCGGTGCGGGTCGACCCGATGCTCTACCAGCACGAGCAGCCCGGGTCGGTCGGCAACGACATGCGGATGCTGGTCTCCGACATGGCCGGGCGGGCATCCATCGAGCTCAAGGGCCGCGAGCTCGGCTACGACCTGGCCGGGAACACCGAGCTCCTCACCAGGATCACCGACCGGGTCAAGGACCTGGAGAGCCGTGGCTACACCTTCGAGGCGGCCGACGCGTCCTTCGAGCTGCTGCTGCGCGAGGAGGTCGAGGGCGGGCCGCCGGACTTCTTCGAGGTCGAGTCGTGGCGGGTCATCGTCGACGCGCGCGGCGACGGCTCGGCCGCGGCGGAGGCCACCGTGAAGGTCCGTGCCGGTGGCGAGCGGATCGTCGCCGTGGGCGAGGGCAACGGGCCGGTCAACGCGCTCGACCAGGCGCTGCGCACCGCGCTCGGCAAGGCCTACCCGGAGCTGACCAAGCTCGAGCTCATCGACTACCGGGTGCGCATCGTCGACGCCGCGCACGGCACCGACGCGGTGACCCGGGTGCTCGTCGAGACCAGCGACGGCGAGACGTCGTGGGAGACGGTCGGCGTGCACGCCAACATCATCGAGGCCTCGTGGGAGGCGATCGTCGAGGCCGTGACGTTCGGCCTGCTCCGGCACCGCCGCTGA
- a CDS encoding SseB family protein yields the protein MTVPSPNGDHPVQSDDATRQTASAAQTESAIAAGMAAGDTEAVMRAVAASDVVVPQTGAANGEGAAPDGSISLPVIEQDGTSYVPVFTSESTMAAAAPDIDDAVSVSAAELGANWPSDDLWLAVNPGTEDGLTLPPDAVRSLPVYTDDTP from the coding sequence ATGACCGTGCCGAGCCCGAACGGCGACCACCCCGTCCAGTCCGACGACGCGACCCGGCAGACCGCGTCCGCGGCCCAGACCGAGTCCGCGATCGCCGCCGGCATGGCTGCCGGCGACACCGAGGCGGTCATGCGTGCCGTCGCCGCCAGCGACGTCGTGGTGCCGCAGACCGGAGCCGCGAACGGCGAGGGCGCTGCGCCCGACGGCTCGATCTCGCTGCCGGTGATCGAGCAGGACGGCACTTCCTACGTGCCCGTCTTCACCTCCGAGTCCACGATGGCGGCCGCCGCCCCGGACATCGACGACGCCGTGTCGGTGTCGGCCGCCGAGCTCGGCGCCAACTGGCCGTCGGACGACCTCTGGCTCGCGGTCAACCCGGGCACCGAAGACGGGCTGACCCTCCCTCCCGACGCCGTCCGCTCGCTACCGGTCTACACCGACGACACTCCCTGA
- a CDS encoding branched-chain amino acid aminotransferase yields MSDLTIELAPSTSPRTAEERAALLQDPGFGQVFTDHMVTASYGRDEGWHGARLTAYEPLVLDPATSVLHYGQAIFEGLKAYSQPDGSVALFRPDQNAARFRRSARRLAMAELPEELFLESLRALVRADRDWVPTRPGESLYLRPLMIATDPFLGVRPSFTYRYLLFASPAATYFPGGVHPVSVWLSTEYVRAAPGGTGEAKCAGNYAASLVAQAQAAEQGCDQVVWLDAIEHRWVEEMGGMNLYFVRADGRLVTPALTGTLLPGVTRDSILALGRDLGLETEERRISTQEWEEGCADGSITEVFACGTAAVVTPVGEVKHAGGSFTVADGGSGAVTMKIREALLGIQQGTAPDPHGWMVPVA; encoded by the coding sequence ATGAGCGACCTGACCATCGAGCTGGCCCCCTCGACGTCGCCGCGCACCGCCGAGGAGCGGGCGGCCCTGTTGCAGGACCCCGGGTTCGGCCAGGTCTTCACCGACCACATGGTCACGGCGTCCTACGGCCGCGACGAGGGGTGGCACGGGGCACGCCTGACGGCGTACGAGCCGCTCGTCCTCGACCCGGCCACCTCGGTGCTGCACTACGGGCAGGCGATCTTCGAGGGGCTCAAGGCCTACAGCCAGCCCGACGGCTCGGTGGCGCTCTTCCGCCCCGACCAGAACGCCGCGCGGTTCCGGCGCTCGGCCCGCCGGCTGGCCATGGCGGAGCTGCCCGAGGAGCTGTTCCTCGAGTCGCTGCGCGCCCTCGTGCGCGCCGACCGCGACTGGGTGCCGACCCGGCCGGGCGAGTCGCTCTACCTGCGCCCGCTGATGATCGCGACCGACCCGTTCCTCGGGGTCCGGCCCTCGTTCACCTACCGCTACCTGCTGTTCGCCTCACCGGCCGCCACCTACTTCCCCGGCGGCGTGCACCCGGTGTCGGTGTGGTTGTCGACCGAGTACGTCCGGGCCGCCCCCGGCGGCACCGGCGAGGCCAAGTGCGCCGGCAACTACGCGGCCTCGCTGGTCGCCCAGGCGCAGGCGGCCGAGCAGGGCTGCGACCAGGTGGTGTGGCTGGACGCGATCGAGCACCGCTGGGTCGAGGAGATGGGCGGGATGAACCTCTACTTCGTCCGCGCCGACGGCCGGCTGGTCACCCCCGCGCTCACCGGCACCCTGCTGCCCGGCGTGACCCGCGACTCGATCCTGGCGCTCGGCCGGGACCTCGGCCTCGAGACCGAGGAGCGGCGGATCAGCACCCAGGAGTGGGAGGAGGGCTGCGCCGACGGCTCGATCACCGAGGTCTTCGCTTGCGGCACCGCGGCGGTCGTCACCCCGGTCGGCGAGGTCAAGCACGCGGGCGGCTCGTTCACGGTGGCCGACGGCGGCTCCGGCGCGGTGACGATGAAGATCCGTGAGGCGCTGCTCGGCATCCAGCAGGGGACCGCGCCGGACCCGCACGGCTGGATGGTGCCGGTCGCCTGA
- a CDS encoding 3-isopropylmalate dehydrogenase has translation MSGTLSALRLAVVPGDGIGPEVVAEGVRALEAGCGDAVKVATTEYDLGARRWHETGETLPESVLDELRGHDAILLGAVGDPTVPSGVLERGLLLRLRFELDHHVNLRPARLYPGVLSPLAGRGPEDIDFVVVREGTEGPYVGNGGTVRRGTPHEIATEVSVNTAYGVERVVRDAFGRAQRRPRRHLTLVHKTNVLTNAGDLWARTVAAVAADFPDVSTDYLHVDAASIFLVTDPGRFDVVVTDNLFGDIVTDLAAAVTGGIGLAASGNLDVSRTNPSMFEPVHGSAPDIAGQGVADPTATILSVALLLDHVGLADQAARLETAVAADLASRGEVRRGTRTVGEAICSRLT, from the coding sequence GTGTCCGGCACCCTTTCGGCACTCCGCCTCGCGGTCGTCCCCGGCGACGGGATCGGCCCCGAGGTGGTCGCCGAAGGCGTGCGTGCCCTCGAGGCCGGCTGCGGCGACGCGGTCAAGGTCGCGACGACCGAGTACGACCTCGGCGCCCGCCGCTGGCACGAGACCGGCGAGACGCTGCCCGAGTCGGTGCTCGACGAGCTGCGCGGGCACGACGCGATCCTGCTCGGCGCCGTCGGCGACCCGACCGTTCCGAGCGGCGTCCTCGAGCGAGGGCTGCTGCTCAGGTTGCGGTTCGAGCTCGACCACCACGTCAACCTTCGCCCGGCGCGGCTGTACCCGGGCGTGTTGTCGCCGCTGGCCGGCCGCGGGCCGGAGGACATCGACTTCGTCGTGGTCCGCGAGGGCACCGAGGGGCCGTACGTCGGCAACGGCGGCACCGTCCGCCGGGGCACGCCGCACGAGATCGCCACCGAGGTGAGCGTCAACACGGCGTACGGCGTCGAGCGGGTCGTCCGGGACGCCTTCGGGCGGGCGCAGCGGCGACCGCGCAGGCACCTGACCCTCGTGCACAAGACCAACGTGCTCACCAACGCCGGCGACCTCTGGGCCCGCACCGTGGCTGCCGTCGCGGCCGACTTCCCGGACGTGTCGACCGACTACCTGCACGTCGACGCCGCCTCGATCTTCCTGGTGACCGACCCGGGCCGCTTCGACGTCGTGGTCACCGACAACCTCTTCGGCGACATCGTCACCGACCTGGCCGCCGCCGTCACGGGGGGCATCGGCCTCGCGGCGAGCGGCAACCTCGACGTGAGCCGCACCAACCCCTCGATGTTCGAGCCGGTGCACGGCAGCGCGCCCGACATCGCGGGGCAGGGCGTGGCCGACCCGACCGCGACGATCCTGTCCGTCGCGCTGCTTCTCGACCATGTCGGGCTGGCCGACCAGGCCGCCCGGCTCGAGACGGCAGTGGCGGCCGACCTGGCCTCCCGGGGCGAGGTCCGGCGGGGCACCCGGACCGTGGGCGAGGCGATCTGCAGCCGGCTCACGTGA
- a CDS encoding phosphotransferase has translation MSELVAVARTTDERWHSPLGDAAAQVWGYGGAVFVRSSACHVFVTDRDDAGRRLVLRLRPAHDPGAARLRTSARAAATLSAAGAPMAAPVPALSGDLVETVDGYAVMALETVEGDTCENDDIDCDRALRWGRALADLHDRAGAADDSDFDSDSGAGAGPPEGGGPVDRPRTPEVFGVLHGDPEADNLVWAADGAATFVDPDDVHAGWFAADVAFALRDWAPPAGAPDLADPVPQAFVEGYRSRRRLSDEELGWMPLFARAAAARTLRGLEPVLAEPVDPDWPDWAHRLVARVAERAAALGRALDG, from the coding sequence GTGTCGGAGCTCGTGGCCGTCGCCCGGACGACCGACGAGCGATGGCACAGCCCGCTGGGCGACGCCGCCGCGCAGGTCTGGGGGTACGGCGGCGCCGTCTTCGTGCGGTCCAGCGCCTGCCACGTCTTCGTCACCGACCGGGACGACGCCGGTCGCCGTCTGGTCCTTCGCCTCCGCCCGGCCCACGATCCCGGTGCCGCGCGGCTGCGGACGTCGGCCCGGGCGGCCGCCACACTCTCGGCCGCCGGAGCACCGATGGCGGCACCGGTCCCCGCGCTGTCCGGCGACCTCGTGGAGACCGTCGACGGCTACGCCGTCATGGCCCTGGAGACCGTCGAGGGCGACACCTGCGAGAACGACGACATCGACTGCGACCGTGCGCTGCGCTGGGGCCGTGCGCTCGCCGACCTGCACGACCGGGCCGGTGCCGCGGACGACTCCGACTTCGACTCCGACTCCGGCGCCGGCGCCGGACCGCCCGAGGGCGGGGGCCCGGTCGACCGGCCGCGGACCCCAGAGGTCTTCGGGGTGCTGCACGGCGACCCCGAGGCGGACAACCTGGTGTGGGCGGCGGACGGCGCCGCGACGTTCGTCGACCCGGACGACGTGCACGCGGGCTGGTTCGCCGCGGACGTGGCGTTCGCCCTGCGCGACTGGGCGCCACCCGCAGGCGCCCCCGACCTGGCCGACCCGGTGCCGCAGGCGTTCGTCGAGGGCTACCGGTCGCGCCGCCGGCTCAGCGACGAGGAGCTCGGCTGGATGCCCCTGTTCGCCCGGGCGGCCGCCGCCCGGACGCTGCGGGGTCTGGAGCCGGTGCTGGCCGAGCCGGTCGACCCTGACTGGCCGGACTGGGCGCACCGCCTGGTCGCCCGGGTGGCGGAGCGGGCCGCCGCGCTGGGCCGCGCACTGGACGGCTGA
- the serA gene encoding phosphoglycerate dehydrogenase has translation MTSQDPRPVVLIAEELSPATVEALGPDFEVRSVDGTDRPALLPAVADVDAILVRSATSVDAEVFAAARRLKVVARAGVGLDNVDVKAATQAGVMVVNAPQSNIVSAAELAVGLLLAAARNIAPANSALRQGEWKRSKYAGVELYEKTAGIVGLGRIGALVAQRLSAFGMHVIAYDPFVAAGRAAQMGVRLVGLDELLRTSDVVSVHLPKTAETVGIIGAEQLATVKPSLILVNAARGGIVDEDALHAALKEGRVAAAGLDVYAKEPCTDSPLFELENVVATPHLGASTDEAQEKAGVAVARSVRLALAGELVPDAVNVQGGVIAEDVRPGIPLAEKLGRFFTALAGTVPSLLDVEVRGEIAAHDVRVLELAALKGLFSDVVEDPVSYVNAPVLASDRGVGVRLTTDTDSADYRNLVTLRGTLADGTQVSVSGTLTGQRQTEKLVEVDGFDIEVTLSDHMAVFRYDDRPGIVGTVGRILGEAEVNIAGMQVSRDRKGGHALVAMTVDGAIPQAVLDEIVAEIGAATARQVDLTE, from the coding sequence CTGCCCGCCGTCGCCGACGTCGACGCGATCCTGGTCCGCAGCGCCACCAGCGTGGACGCCGAGGTCTTCGCGGCCGCCCGCCGGCTCAAGGTCGTGGCCCGGGCCGGTGTCGGTCTGGACAACGTCGACGTCAAGGCCGCGACCCAGGCCGGCGTCATGGTCGTCAACGCGCCGCAGTCCAACATCGTGAGCGCCGCCGAGCTGGCGGTCGGGCTGCTGCTGGCCGCAGCCCGCAACATCGCGCCGGCCAACTCGGCGCTCCGGCAGGGCGAGTGGAAGCGCAGCAAGTACGCCGGGGTGGAGCTCTACGAGAAGACCGCGGGCATCGTCGGCCTCGGCCGGATCGGCGCGCTCGTCGCGCAGCGGCTCTCGGCCTTCGGCATGCACGTCATCGCCTACGACCCCTTCGTCGCCGCGGGCCGCGCCGCGCAGATGGGGGTGCGCCTGGTCGGCCTGGACGAGCTGCTGCGCACCAGCGACGTGGTCTCGGTGCACCTGCCCAAGACGGCCGAGACGGTCGGCATCATCGGCGCCGAGCAGCTGGCCACCGTCAAGCCGTCGCTGATCCTTGTCAACGCCGCCCGCGGCGGCATCGTCGACGAGGATGCGCTGCACGCCGCCCTCAAGGAGGGCCGGGTCGCCGCCGCGGGCCTCGACGTCTACGCCAAGGAGCCCTGCACCGACTCGCCGCTGTTCGAGCTCGAGAACGTCGTGGCCACCCCGCACCTCGGCGCGAGCACCGACGAGGCGCAGGAGAAGGCCGGTGTCGCCGTCGCCCGCTCGGTGCGGCTCGCCCTCGCCGGCGAGCTGGTCCCCGACGCCGTCAACGTCCAGGGCGGGGTCATCGCCGAGGACGTACGTCCGGGCATCCCGCTCGCCGAGAAGCTGGGGCGGTTCTTCACGGCCCTGGCGGGCACCGTGCCGTCGCTGCTGGACGTCGAGGTGCGGGGCGAGATCGCGGCGCACGACGTCCGGGTGCTCGAGCTCGCCGCGCTCAAGGGCCTGTTCAGCGACGTGGTCGAGGACCCGGTCTCCTACGTCAACGCGCCGGTCCTCGCGTCGGACCGCGGGGTGGGCGTCCGGCTCACGACAGACACCGACTCGGCCGACTACCGCAACCTGGTGACGCTGCGCGGCACACTCGCCGACGGGACCCAGGTGTCGGTGTCGGGGACCCTCACCGGTCAGCGGCAGACCGAGAAGCTCGTGGAGGTCGACGGCTTCGACATCGAGGTCACGCTCTCCGACCACATGGCGGTGTTCCGCTACGACGACCGCCCCGGCATCGTCGGCACCGTCGGCCGGATCCTCGGCGAGGCCGAGGTCAACATCGCCGGCATGCAGGTCAGCCGCGACCGCAAGGGCGGCCACGCGCTGGTCGCCATGACGGTCGACGGCGCCATCCCGCAGGCAGTCCTCGACGAGATCGTTGCCGAGATCGGTGCCGCAACGGCGCGTCAGGTGGACCTGACCGAGTGA